From Diorhabda carinulata isolate Delta chromosome Y, icDioCari1.1, whole genome shotgun sequence:
gtgaccttaccttttaattgttctgtatgtccttcaaacagcttagacaatttttcaaatatttccgtattatttaccagtacagctcataatatgtgttgacaaatgtgtttttatatattcataatcatgaatactactcGGTACCTATACGGTTTATAAcaaagtccataattctatatgcttttaaagttattccacttattttacagtttccagaaaagactTTTTTGTTCTAacgaattttcgtttttagtttcgtaatccgaattatttatttatacagtgaaaagtttcggacccataacttgttgtttttagtattattataataaaaatatcctttttattgttataacttaatataaatgacagatacgcaataacctaaactgtctaatcaaACTAGAAATCAACTTCACAACGttgccgttttccctttcaatacaaaaaatattgtaggcaacgttgtaaaatattattttggttataatacgttgcctaatatatacttaatatatatatactatatatatatatatatatatatatatatatatatatatatatatatatatatatatatatatatatatatatatactatacaaTGGTAATAAACTCCGCCTAGGGTGGTTGatgggtggattgagtagcccaTTGACTATCACTGCCGGTCCCAAGCCTGGATAAAGGAGGAGGGTTAAGGGGTGAGGCCAGCAACCTGCCcctcgtaaaaagaaaaaacgctcACAGAACTGTCACATTAGCCTCGGAAACTGGACGGAGCATTGACGACGACACGGCACGAAAACGGAAAAAACAAGTATGGACAGAAAACATAGTAAGACTCGGAAGTTGGAACATTACATCATGGAGCAACAAAGACTATGAGGTGGTcttagaaatagagaaaaacaaaatagatttctGCGCACTTTCAGAGACCAAGAAGAAAGGCAATGGCAGTCAAAGGTACCAAAACTACATACTGTTTTATAGTGGAGTCGACAAGAACTTGCGAGCACGGGGAGGAGTAGGGTTactagtgaataaaaaatttgaaaaagatattaaggAAGTACAGTATATAAGTCATAGCATCATACAGATAACAATAGAGCTGGCCAACGAAAGAACACACCTACTAAGTATATATGCACCGGATGTAAGCAAACCGAAAGAAGAAAGGGAAGCTTTTTTTGATGCCTTGCAAGCTACGTTAGACAAAATAACCAGTAAAGACAAAGTGTTTATTATGGGCGACTTTAACTCAAGAATTGGAAACACAGTTATCCCAGGAATCATGCATAGTTTCAACGAAGAAGCAGTGAATGATAACGGAGATATATTGATAGATGTATGCGCCCTCAACGAATTACGTATAAACAACACATATTTTGATCATAAGGAACAACAAAAGTACACCTTCGCTAACACGAGAGGCCAAAAATCAACTATTGACTACATAATTACAAACTGGAAAGTCCACCCCTCCCAGATACTTGACGTACGGGTATTAACATCGGCAAATATCGGCACACAACACGGTTTAGTATTGTGTAAATACCGCGTATCCcacataataaagaaaagaaaaacacccAACTACgtatcgaaatttaatatagAGTCGCTTAAGGATGAAAGCATTAAATACCTCTATCAAAACAGACTCCGcgaaaaaattgtccaaaaccTGGGAGAAACTAAAGAATAACATAAAGAACAGGGCAAAGGAATCCCTAGGAGAAAGAACAATAGACACGAATAGAACACACAATAAACCCTGGTTCACTCTAGAAATTAAGGAActggcaaatgaaaaaaagaaagcgTACATAAAATACATTACCAATAGAACACAGGAAGAATACGAAGTCTATAAAAGAATGAGAAATAGAACAACCAACACaataaaagaactgaaaaaaacatactGGGAAAATTTCTCAGTGGAAATGGAACATGATTTGTACGGAggccagaaaaaaatatggaacatgaTACGAAAAAGGAAGAAACCAATCAACGAGGAGGTAgtgataaatgttataaatcaggAAACATGGGCAGCACATTTTGAGATCCTATATGATAACAACGGAAGCAGGGACGAAGAAGAAATCGCAAACCCGCCATCCCCAAACGAACAGGAAGAAACCATCACATTAGAAGAAGTACAAACAAccataaagaaactaaagaatagaaaatcaCCAGGTACAGACAATATACCAAATGAACTACTGAAGAACGGGGGcccaaaaatcgaaaaagaattaataaaactgtacaataaaatagaaagaactgGAGTAATACCCGAAGAATGGAGAACTAGTATAACTATACCTATATACAAGAAAGGTTTAAAATCAGATCCGAAGAATTACAGAGGCATAACGCTACTTAGTAGTGTGTTAAAGTTATTTACCAAGATACTTGCAAATAAGATAACTGCTAAGGTAGGCATCTCAGAAGAGCAACAAGGCTTCCGCCCAAACAGATCCACTATAGacgcaatatttatattacgccAGTTGATagagaaatccatagaatacaataaaccCATGTACACATGTTTCGTAGATCTAAAGCAAGCATTCGATAGAGTAAAACTCAACGATAAAATCCACCGACTAAACCAAAAAGGCGTAAAGAAGcattatacaaatttagtaaggcaacttaacatcaacactaaaacaagaataaaaatagACTGTGGGCTAACAAGAGAACTCAAAGTCTCATCCGGCATAAGACAGGGAGATAGCCTCAGCCCATGccttttcaacgtaataatggaccaaataattGAGAGCGTAAACGAAGTTAATGCAGGATTCGAAATGAATAACCGTCACCTGAGAATCCATTGCTACGCAGATGACGCTATACTTATagctgaaaatgaagacgatctaCAACGCCTCCTTCATAAATTGGTGCTGGTAGTAAATGAGCGCATTATAGAGCAagtaatgaatttcaactacttgggcgtagaaacaacgagcagcagaaacataacggatgaggtagataagcagatcaagaaagcaactagaatatcgggatatttacaggacattatatggagaaataaatatatgagcatagaaagtaagacgcgaatctacaagacctgtatcagacccatactaacctatgccgcagaaacaagggcagacataacacaaacaaagagaaaaatgagaacagcagagatgaagatattacgaacaataaagggtaccacactccacgatagaatacccaacacagacaccttaagagaactgggagtacaagatgtcgttagatgggtaagagcaagacgccgacaatggagagaccatgtagaacgaatggctccagaacggattgccaaatgggccaaaatacagaaaccagacacaagacgcctaatcggtaggcccccaaaacgctggtacgatagctggacatcggcgtcacaagagggcagatgacagacctgacaggacctcgtcctactacaagaagaagaagacaatggtaatactattattactgaTATAGGTACttctcctatatggacagttggtattacatatatgtctacatattttcattttatttgttaagaTAGTTAAATAG
This genomic window contains:
- the LOC130902960 gene encoding craniofacial development protein 2-like, translating into MFHIEDEIIDATGSCFGQGNLTVYLASEFTLNLDKGGGLRGEASNLPLVKRKNAHRTVTLASETGRSIDDDTARKRKKQVWTENIVRLGSWNITSWSNKDYEVVLEIEKNKIDFCALSETKKKGNGSQRYQNYILFYSGVDKNLRARGGVGLLVNKKFEKDIKEVQYISHSIIQITIELANERTHLLSIYAPDVSKPKEEREAFFDALQATLDKITSKDKVFIMGDFNSRIGNTVIPGIMHSFNEEAVNDNGDILIDVCALNELRINNTYFDHKEQQKYTFANTRGQKSTIDYIITNWKVHPSQILDVRVLTSANIGTQHGLVLCKYRSRLRMKALNTSIKTDSAKKLSKTWEKLKNNIKNRAKESLGERTIDTNRTHNKPWFTLEIKELANEKKKAYIKYITNRTQEEYEVYKRMRNRTTNTIKELKKTYWENFSVEMEHDLYGGQKKIWNMIRKRKKPINEEVVINVINQETWAAHFEILYDNNGSRDEEEIANPPSPNEQEETITLEEVQTTIKKLKNRKSPERTGVIPEEWRTSITIPIYKKGLKSDPKNYRGITLLSSVLKLFTKILANKITAKI